A region of Colletotrichum higginsianum IMI 349063 chromosome 10, whole genome shotgun sequence DNA encodes the following proteins:
- a CDS encoding Universal stress protein family produces the protein MSRQPMSMEAMLDEERRDVLALLEGTPNRSGWNPGSPVSARSPSPYTSPRSPVRSMLDVGDGVGKKSPAGTHAVPVRSMLDISGPPPPVRSMLDIDTSAPKQAASAGPSSPVESRAPHPRTFSDSHSQKPSFGPRAAANRLDPTADYQFSAISTNNIGQAMPKRNTQGGKGPGAKKSGGVMADVMRGNEIPGIVLPGDRARHGSIASNPSINLGGRSSSRGQGSKSKSPHGRLSMRSRSPNVSGRFQQIPGTAVLDDGRVVDISTAYRKLSDANLAFSGGGLSGLAGRKKSSVDDAGVGRLTKDYLSPDGEELEDSSDDDARSSSDEESQRGRKMSPRSSESGVKSSEASKADRKTLSLLAAAEEERLAVSSKQPQYQYKSLLDEPSITLTKPTGERAKPKAGVRPTTAFDNEPGSGMASAVNSDDEEDLNDIKRAQRLAFSRTEILNNPEFSRTLRIIMRGEFNQIQKAAEEEHHRLRKYLVATDLSEESTHALEWTIGTVLRDGDTLICIYCVDEETGIYSADGIMVPDERAAHQEQAAAINAMSSNKAAPPGMTAGPSYPHLPRASALNASDSSSPAPSSRERGRAEEERRRAVYDIQERVERLLRRTRLQVRVIVEVVHCKNPKHLITEVIDLVSPTLVILGSRGRSALKGVILGSFSNYLVTKSSVPVMVARKRLRNKSKYKRGTIKQVNDLNNPGTKSLANAKID, from the exons ATGTCGCGTCAGCCCATGAGCATGGAGGCCAtgctggacgaggagagaAGGGATGTTCTGGCCCTACTCGAGGGTACGCCTAATAGATCCGGCTGGAACCCAGGCTCACCCGTCTCGGCAcgctcgccatcgccctACACCTCGCCTCGCTCTCCTGTGCGAAGCATGTtggatgtcggcgacggtgttGGAAAGAAGAGCCCCGCCGGGACGCACGCTGTGCCGGTGCGCAGCATGTTGGACATCAGCGGCCCTCCGCCCCCCGTCCGAAGCATGCTCGATATCGACACCTCGGCCCCCAAGCAAGCCGCCAGCGCCGGTCCTAGCTCTCCTGTCGAATCCCGCGCACCTCATCCACGGACTTTTTCCGACTCCCACTCTCAGAAGCCCAGCTTCGGcccccgcgccgccgccaaccgcCTGGATCCCACTGCCGACTACCAATTTTCTGCTATATCTACCAACAACATCGGACAGGCTATGCCGAAGCGCAACACCCAAGGCGGCAAGGGACCCGGCGCAAAGAAGTCGGGCGGCGTCATGGCCGATGTCATGCGCGGCAATGAGATCCCCGGCATTGTACTTCCAGGCGACAGGGCCCGTCATGGCTCTATTGCCAGCAACCCCTCCATCAACCTTGGCGGTAGAAGTTCAAGCAGGGGCCAAGGCAGCAAATCCAAGTCTCCTCATGGCCGACTGAGCATGCGATCCCGTTCGCCCAACGTCAGTGGGCGCTTTCAACAGATCCCTGGCactgccgtcctcgacgatggccgtGTAGTGGACATATCAACCGCCTACCGCAAACTTTCCGATGCGAATCTCGCATTTTCGGGCGGCGGTCTTTCGGGTTTGGCTGGCCGCAAGAAGTCTAGCGTAGACGATGCCGGTGTCGGCCGGCTGACGAAAGACTATCTTAGTCCCGACGGAGAGGAGCTTGAGgacagcagcgacgacgatgcacgcagctcctcggacgaggagagccAGAGAGGACGTAAGATGTCACCTCGATCCTCGGAAAGTGGCGTGAAGTCTTCCGAGGCAAGCAAGGCCGACCGCAAGACACTCAGCctgcttgctgctgccgaggaggagc GCCTCGCGGTCAGTTCCAAGCAACCGCAGTATCAATACAAGTCGTTGTTGGACGAGCCTTCCATTACACTCACTAAGCCCACTGGTGAGAGGGCGAAGCCGAAAGCCGGCGTCCGCCCAACCACGGCATTCGATAATGAGCCTGGCTCTGGAATGGCTTCCGCCGTGAATTCagatgatgaggaggaccTAAACGACATTAAGCGGGCCCAGAGACTGGCCTTCTCCCGAACGGAGATTCTCAACAACCCAGAGTTCTCCCGAACTCTCCGTATCATCATGCGTGGCGAGTTCAATCAGATTCAGAAGGCGGCCGAAGAGGAGCACCACAGGTTGAGAAAGTACCTCGTGGCTACTGACCTCAGCGAGGAGTCGACGCATGCGCTGGAATGGACCATAGGTACAGTCTTGCGAGACGGCGACACCCTGATTTGCATTTATTGCGTGGATGAAGAGACGGGCATCTACTCAGCCGATGGAATTATGGTCCCCGACGAGCGCGCGGCCCATCAGGAACAGGCAGCTGCCATTAACGCCATGTCGAGCAAcaaggcggcgccgccaggAATGACAGCTGGCCCGTCCTACCCCCATCTCCCGCGAGCCTCGGCTTTGAATGCTAGCGACTCgtcatcaccggcgccgtcgagtaGAGAGCGCGGCcgggccgaggaggagcgccgTCGTGCAGTGTATGACATCCAAGAGCGGGTCGAGCGGCTGCTCCGACGGACGCGTCTGCAAGTACGAGTTATTGTGGAGGTAGTCCACTGCAAGAACCCAAAGCACCTGATCACGGAGGTGATTGATCTCGTCAGCCCTACGTTGGTGATTTTGGGCAGTCGTGGCCGTAGTGCTCTCAAGGG TGTCATATTGGGATCCTTTTCAAACTACCTTGTAACCAAGAGTTCGGTGCCTGTCATGGTGGCCCGCAAGCGACTCCGCAATAAGAGCAAGTACAAGAGAGGCACCATCAAGCAGGTCAACGATTTGAACAATCCCGGAACCAAGAGTCTCGCCAACGCGAAGATCGACTAG
- a CDS encoding 30S ribosomal protein S7, with protein MSLRPSLRTAGRTLVLRSRPLAPRQALPVWAATRRGYADERKGERSQPPTLRPSENAAFPPSQIGSEPAPGQQSTTDEAAAALEELVIAAKGQSAGLEGGLTEAQEQALYNEGAIPPTPSNGDPLRDLEVLASGGLLTNAQDTEIATSQRPGYKFPLPSLPLPPHSHLKSRYHPVLDQLTNLMMRDGKKAQAQRNMAMVLNFLRTSPPPIINPRYPLLPGAPPPAHLPLNPVLYLTLAIDSVAPLLKIRRIPGGAGGGRPLELPVPLAVRQRRRAAFQWILDVVNKKPSKGSGRTQFPHRVADEVIAVVEGRSGVWDKRLTLHKLGTATRANLTVKPVKAH; from the exons ATGTCCCTGCGGCCGAGCCTGCGAACCGCCGGCCGGACGCTCGTGCTGCGCTCCCGACCCTTGGCCCCCCGACAGGCACTTCCGGTCTGGGCCGCGACGAGACGAGGATACGCGGACGAGCGCAAGGGCGAACGGAGTCAGCCCCCAACTCTGAGACCGTCTGAAAATGCTGCCTTCCCTCCGAGCCAGATTGGCTCGGAGCCTGCACCGGGACAACAG TCGACAAcagacgaggccgccgcggcgctggAAGAGCTTGTCATCGCGGCCAAGGGACAGAGCGCCgggctcgagggcggcctgaCGGAGGCACAGGAGCAGGCGCTTTACAACGAAGGCGCCATCCCTCCTACACCGTCGAACGGCGATCCTCTCCGTGACCTCGAGGTTCTGGCGTCCGGCGGACTGCTCACAAACGCCCAAGATACGGAGATCGCGACGTCGCAACGTCCGGGATACAAGTTTCCCCTACCGAGCCTCCCTCTGCCGCCGCACAGCCACCTGAAGTCTCGTTACCACCCTGTGCTCGACCAGCTGACCAACCTGATGATGCGGGACGGCAAGAAGGCACAAGCGCAAAGA AACATGGCCATGGTCCTCAACTTCCTCCGAACCTCGCCTCCCCCCATCATCAACCCGCGATACCCGCTCCTCCCGGGCGCCCCGCCGCCAGCGCATCTGCCTCTGAACCCCGTGCTGTACCTCACGCTAGCCATCGACTCGGTGGCGCCCCTGCTCAAGATCCGCCGCATCCCGGGCGGAGCTGGTGGTGGCCGCCCCCTGGAGCTGCCGGTGCCGCTGGCCGTGCGTCAGAGGCGGCGGGCTGCATTCCAATGGATCCTGGACGTCGTCAACAAGAAGCCGTCCAAGGGCAGTGGTCGGACGCAGTTCCCGCACCGggtggccgacgaggtcatcgCTGTTGTTGAGGGACGGTCGGGCGTCTGGGACAAGAGGCTGACATTGCACAAGCTCGGCACTGCGACGCGTGCCAACTTGACGGTCAAGCCCGTCAAGGCGCATTAG